A stretch of Gallaecimonas pentaromativorans DNA encodes these proteins:
- a CDS encoding FdhF/YdeP family oxidoreductase translates to MSDKGNIRDYNGPAAGWGALKSVTKSWLGSEKPLKNLRAMLKTNQNNGFDCPGCAWGESPENGMVKFCENGAKAVNWESTGRYVTPEFFAQHSLSQLARQSDYWLEYQGRLTHPMRYNAESDHYEAISWDDAFALVARHLNGLSSPDQAEFYTSGRASNEAAFLYQLFVRAFGTNNFPDCSNMCHEASGVGMKGAVGVGKGTVVFNDLEKADAIFVIGQNPGTNHPRMLEPLRKAVERGARVVCFNPLKERGLERFQNPQNPLEMLSNGSEPTNTSYFRPALGGDMAAIRGMAKFLLQWEREAQEKGEPAIFDHEFIKAHTTGMDAYLAEVDATSWDKIVEQSGLSKAEIEQAATLYRQAERVIMCWAMGITQHRHSVPTVQEIANLQLLRGNVGKPGAGLSPVRGHSNVQGDRTMGIDEKAPAWLIDAVEKRFNFKAPRLPGHNTVQAIQAMEEGRAKVFIGLGGNFAQATPDTPRTHQALRNCDLTVHIATKLNRSHLVTGKDALILPCLGRTEIDMQAEGQQGITVEDTFSMVHISFGQLRPSSELLRSEPAIIAGIAKATLGNHPVDWDHLIADYSRIRDLIADVIPGFTNFNEKLKNPGGFHLGNSAAERNWNTDSGKAQFNANALPEELINAGVLARGDKPDLILQTMRSHDQYNTTLYGLDDRYRGVFGMREVVFINEAEIRRLGFAPGDKVDMVSLWDDGRERRVSGFTLVAYDIPEGQAAAYYPETNPLVPLESYGDRTFTPTSKFIAIKLEKAKADNLIASAAVN, encoded by the coding sequence ATGAGTGATAAAGGCAATATCAGAGATTACAACGGGCCTGCCGCAGGTTGGGGCGCCCTTAAAAGCGTAACCAAGAGCTGGCTCGGGAGCGAAAAGCCTCTCAAGAACCTGCGCGCCATGCTCAAAACCAACCAGAACAACGGTTTTGACTGCCCTGGTTGCGCCTGGGGTGAATCCCCGGAAAACGGCATGGTCAAATTCTGTGAAAACGGCGCCAAGGCCGTTAACTGGGAATCGACCGGCCGCTACGTTACCCCGGAATTTTTTGCCCAGCACAGCCTGTCGCAGCTGGCTCGCCAAAGCGACTACTGGCTCGAATACCAGGGCCGCCTGACCCACCCGATGCGTTATAACGCCGAGAGCGATCATTACGAAGCCATCAGCTGGGACGACGCCTTTGCCCTGGTGGCCCGTCATCTCAACGGCCTTTCTTCTCCTGACCAGGCCGAGTTCTACACCTCCGGCCGGGCCAGCAACGAAGCCGCCTTCCTTTATCAGCTCTTTGTGCGTGCCTTTGGTACCAACAACTTCCCCGATTGCTCCAATATGTGCCACGAGGCCAGCGGTGTGGGCATGAAAGGCGCGGTGGGCGTGGGTAAAGGCACCGTGGTGTTTAACGATCTGGAAAAGGCCGACGCCATTTTCGTGATTGGCCAAAACCCCGGCACCAACCACCCCCGTATGCTTGAGCCGCTGCGAAAAGCGGTTGAGCGCGGCGCTCGGGTGGTGTGTTTCAACCCGCTCAAAGAGCGTGGCCTGGAGCGCTTCCAAAACCCCCAGAACCCGCTGGAGATGCTCAGCAACGGCTCTGAGCCCACCAATACCTCGTATTTCCGCCCAGCGCTCGGTGGCGACATGGCTGCCATTCGCGGCATGGCCAAGTTCCTGCTGCAATGGGAACGCGAAGCCCAGGAAAAAGGCGAACCGGCGATATTCGACCATGAGTTCATCAAGGCCCATACCACCGGTATGGATGCCTACCTGGCAGAAGTTGACGCCACCTCTTGGGACAAAATCGTTGAGCAATCAGGGCTTAGCAAAGCCGAGATTGAGCAGGCGGCCACCCTTTATCGCCAGGCCGAGCGCGTGATCATGTGCTGGGCCATGGGTATTACCCAGCATCGCCACTCCGTGCCTACCGTGCAGGAAATTGCCAACCTGCAATTGCTGCGCGGCAACGTCGGCAAGCCTGGCGCCGGTTTGTCACCGGTCCGTGGCCACAGCAACGTGCAGGGTGACCGCACCATGGGTATCGATGAAAAAGCCCCGGCCTGGCTTATCGACGCCGTTGAAAAACGCTTTAATTTCAAGGCCCCGCGCCTGCCCGGCCACAACACCGTGCAAGCCATCCAGGCCATGGAAGAAGGCCGTGCCAAGGTGTTTATCGGTCTGGGCGGTAACTTTGCCCAGGCAACCCCTGATACCCCCCGTACCCACCAAGCCTTGCGCAACTGTGACCTCACCGTGCACATCGCCACCAAGCTCAATCGCTCGCACCTGGTAACCGGCAAAGACGCGCTTATCCTGCCGTGCCTGGGTCGTACCGAGATTGACATGCAGGCCGAAGGCCAGCAGGGCATCACCGTAGAAGACACCTTCTCCATGGTGCACATCTCTTTTGGCCAACTGCGCCCAAGCTCCGAGCTGCTGCGCTCCGAGCCTGCCATTATCGCCGGTATCGCCAAGGCCACCCTTGGCAACCACCCGGTGGACTGGGACCATCTCATCGCCGATTACAGCCGCATTCGCGACCTGATCGCCGATGTGATCCCCGGTTTTACCAATTTCAACGAAAAGCTCAAAAACCCCGGCGGTTTCCACCTGGGTAACAGCGCGGCCGAGCGTAACTGGAACACCGACAGCGGTAAGGCCCAGTTCAACGCCAATGCCCTGCCTGAAGAGCTGATCAACGCCGGTGTGCTGGCCCGTGGCGACAAGCCCGACCTTATCCTGCAAACCATGCGTTCGCACGATCAGTACAACACTACCCTCTACGGCCTGGACGACCGCTACCGCGGCGTGTTTGGCATGCGTGAAGTGGTGTTTATCAACGAAGCGGAGATCCGCCGCTTAGGCTTTGCCCCTGGTGACAAGGTTGACATGGTGTCCTTGTGGGACGACGGCCGTGAGCGCCGTGTCAGTGGCTTTACCCTGGTGGCATACGATATCCCGGAAGGTCAGGCGGCGGCTTACTACCCCGAGACCAACCCGCTGGTGCCCCTGGAGAGCTACGGCGACCGTACCTTCACGCCCACCTCCAAGTTCATTGCCATCAAGTTGGAAAAGGCCAAGGCCGATAACCTTATCGCCAGCGCCGCCGTCAACTAA
- the mog gene encoding molybdopterin adenylyltransferase: MTSKARIGIVTVSDRASAGVYEDISGKAIVETLNDYLTSDWAPEYLVIPDEQPLIEQSLKTLADEKGCCLIVTTGGTGPAKRDVTPEATEAVCDRMMPGFGELMRNESLKYVPTAILSRQTAGLRGSCLIINLPGKPKAIRQCLDAVFPAVPYCIDLMEGPFLECNEDIIKPFRPRNA, encoded by the coding sequence ATGACCAGCAAAGCCCGTATCGGCATTGTCACCGTCAGCGATCGCGCCAGCGCCGGCGTGTATGAAGACATCTCCGGCAAGGCCATCGTCGAGACCCTTAACGATTATTTGACCAGCGACTGGGCGCCCGAGTACCTGGTTATTCCCGACGAGCAGCCGCTCATTGAGCAAAGCCTCAAGACCCTCGCTGACGAAAAAGGCTGCTGCCTTATCGTCACCACCGGCGGCACCGGCCCTGCCAAGCGCGACGTGACCCCCGAAGCCACCGAAGCGGTGTGCGACAGGATGATGCCCGGTTTTGGCGAGCTGATGCGCAACGAATCCCTCAAATACGTGCCCACCGCTATTCTCTCGCGCCAAACCGCCGGGCTTCGCGGCAGCTGCCTTATCATCAACCTGCCCGGCAAGCCCAAGGCCATTCGCCAGTGCCTGGACGCGGTGTTCCCGGCAGTGCCCTATTGCATCGACTTGATGGAAGGGCCGTTCTTGGAATGCAACGAAGACATCATCAAGCCGTTTCGGCCACGAAACGCATAA
- a CDS encoding molybdopterin-synthase adenylyltransferase MoeB, protein MSKELTKDQVKRYSRHLMLPAMDFDSQEKLLESRVLVVGMGGLGCAVAPYLVASGVGALTLVDDDTVDISNLQRQILYREADLGKSKAEQAAASLKALNSDVTIEVIKARLDGDALAALIPQYSLVVDCCDNLATRNAINQACFTAKVPLVSGSAIRLEGQVSSFAMAGDNPCYQCLSRLFGEQQLSCMEAGVLSPVVGMVGTLQALEAIKILAGIGKPLYGRLQLFDAATSEWRQFKLQKDPQCPVCAGK, encoded by the coding sequence ATGAGCAAAGAGCTGACTAAAGATCAGGTAAAGCGCTACAGCAGGCATTTAATGCTGCCGGCCATGGACTTTGACAGCCAGGAAAAACTCCTGGAAAGCCGGGTGCTGGTGGTGGGCATGGGCGGTCTTGGCTGCGCCGTGGCGCCCTACTTGGTGGCAAGCGGTGTGGGCGCATTGACCCTGGTAGACGACGACACCGTCGATATCAGCAACCTGCAGCGCCAAATCCTGTATCGCGAAGCCGACCTGGGTAAAAGCAAGGCCGAGCAGGCCGCTGCCAGCCTCAAGGCCCTGAACAGCGATGTGACTATTGAGGTGATTAAGGCGCGGCTAGACGGCGATGCCCTTGCGGCCCTTATCCCCCAATATTCTCTGGTGGTGGATTGCTGCGATAACCTTGCGACCCGCAACGCCATCAACCAGGCCTGTTTTACCGCCAAGGTGCCGCTGGTGTCGGGCTCTGCCATTCGCCTTGAAGGCCAGGTAAGCAGCTTTGCCATGGCCGGGGACAACCCTTGTTACCAGTGCTTGAGCCGGCTTTTTGGCGAGCAGCAGCTGAGCTGCATGGAAGCGGGGGTGTTAAGCCCAGTGGTAGGTATGGTGGGCACCTTGCAAGCCCTGGAAGCCATCAAGATATTGGCCGGGATAGGCAAACCCCTTTATGGGCGATTGCAGCTTTTTGACGCGGCCACCAGCGAGTGGCGCCAGTTCAAACTGCAAAAAGATCCCCAGTGCCCGGTGTGCGCAGGGAAATAA
- a CDS encoding FdhF/YdeP family oxidoreductase produces the protein MANKRKVPGVRNYNGPAGGWGALKATATAVREQMDTFKAPMALLRTNQPDGFDCPGCAWPDKEHKSTFQFCENGAKAVTWEATNKRVTPEFFAGHPVSTLLQRSDYELEDLGRLTHPMRYDSASDTYQPVSWDDAFARIGEILRSLDPDAVEFYTSGRASNEAAYLFQLFAREFGTNNFPDCSNMCHEPTSVGLPRSIGIGKGTVSLDDFDHCEMIIAMGHNPGTNHPRMMGVLHEASRRGVPIVVFNPLRERALERFADPQNMLEMATYRSTPIASSYFQVKAGGDAAALKGIMKSLLEMQEACGDILDNDFIAEHTNGFEALAADLAATQWQDIVRESGISQGDLEAVAAAYAKSNATIITYGMGITQHNEGTANVRLICDLLLLKGNMGKEGAGICPLRGHSNVQGNRTVGITEKPSADFLGKLKDVLGFTPPTKHGHDAVRAMQAMVAGDAKALICLGGNFAVALPDPGQCFAAMGKLDLSVHIGTKLNRSHLLVGKETFLFPCLGRTEQDIQAMGPQAITVEDSMSMVHASMGKLKPASGELRSEPAIVAGMANATMPASKVAWTKLIADYGQIRELIAKTIPGFEDFNARIAKPGGFRLPLPPTERKWTTPSGKAEFYVFPGLHEDKQVHSDDMLRLITIRSHDQYNTTIYAMDDRYRGVFWRRDVLFMNPADMEARGLAHGDKVDIETLTPGRKLRYEKLTAIEFNIAPGSVAAYYPEANRLVPLDYMDQDSGTPSYKSVPVKVLSSETSQ, from the coding sequence ATGGCCAACAAACGCAAGGTACCTGGAGTTCGCAATTACAATGGCCCCGCCGGCGGCTGGGGGGCGCTCAAAGCCACCGCCACCGCGGTGCGAGAGCAGATGGATACCTTCAAGGCGCCTATGGCCCTGCTCCGCACCAACCAGCCCGATGGCTTTGACTGCCCGGGTTGTGCCTGGCCAGACAAAGAACACAAATCTACCTTCCAGTTTTGCGAAAACGGCGCCAAGGCGGTGACCTGGGAGGCCACCAACAAGCGGGTCACTCCGGAGTTTTTTGCCGGTCACCCGGTCAGCACCTTGTTGCAGCGCAGCGATTACGAGCTTGAAGACTTGGGCCGTCTCACCCACCCCATGCGTTACGACAGCGCCAGCGACACCTACCAGCCGGTCTCCTGGGACGACGCATTTGCCCGCATCGGCGAGATCTTGCGTTCGTTAGATCCAGACGCGGTGGAGTTTTACACCTCAGGGCGCGCCAGCAACGAAGCGGCCTATTTGTTTCAGCTGTTCGCCCGCGAGTTTGGCACCAACAACTTCCCCGACTGCTCCAACATGTGCCACGAGCCCACCAGTGTCGGCCTGCCCCGCTCTATCGGCATCGGTAAAGGCACGGTATCCCTGGACGACTTTGACCACTGTGAGATGATCATCGCCATGGGCCACAACCCCGGCACCAACCACCCGAGGATGATGGGGGTGCTGCACGAAGCCTCGCGGCGCGGAGTGCCCATTGTGGTATTCAATCCCCTTCGTGAGCGGGCCCTGGAGCGTTTTGCCGACCCGCAAAACATGCTGGAAATGGCCACCTACCGCTCAACTCCCATTGCCTCATCCTACTTTCAGGTCAAAGCCGGCGGTGACGCCGCCGCCCTCAAAGGCATCATGAAGTCTTTGCTGGAGATGCAAGAGGCCTGCGGCGATATCCTCGACAACGACTTTATCGCCGAGCACACCAACGGCTTTGAGGCCCTGGCAGCCGACTTGGCGGCAACCCAATGGCAGGACATTGTTCGCGAAAGCGGCATCAGCCAGGGGGATTTGGAAGCGGTAGCCGCCGCATACGCTAAATCAAACGCCACCATCATTACCTACGGCATGGGCATTACCCAGCACAACGAGGGCACCGCCAATGTGCGCCTTATCTGCGATCTGTTGTTGCTAAAAGGCAATATGGGCAAGGAAGGGGCCGGGATCTGCCCACTGCGGGGCCACTCCAACGTGCAGGGCAACCGCACCGTTGGCATTACCGAGAAACCCTCGGCCGATTTTTTGGGCAAACTTAAAGACGTGCTGGGTTTTACCCCGCCCACCAAGCACGGCCACGATGCAGTGCGGGCCATGCAAGCCATGGTGGCGGGCGATGCCAAGGCGCTTATTTGCCTGGGCGGTAACTTTGCTGTGGCACTGCCCGACCCCGGCCAGTGCTTTGCCGCCATGGGCAAGCTCGACCTTAGCGTACATATTGGCACCAAGCTCAACCGCAGCCATCTTCTGGTGGGTAAAGAAACCTTCCTGTTCCCCTGTCTTGGCCGTACCGAGCAGGACATCCAAGCCATGGGCCCTCAGGCGATAACGGTGGAAGACTCCATGTCCATGGTGCATGCCTCCATGGGTAAGCTCAAACCGGCCTCCGGGGAGCTTCGCTCCGAACCCGCCATCGTGGCAGGCATGGCCAATGCCACTATGCCCGCCAGCAAGGTTGCCTGGACAAAGCTCATTGCCGATTACGGGCAAATTCGCGAGCTGATCGCCAAAACCATCCCCGGTTTTGAGGATTTCAATGCCCGCATCGCCAAGCCTGGCGGCTTTCGCCTGCCTCTGCCCCCTACTGAACGCAAGTGGACAACCCCATCAGGCAAGGCCGAGTTTTATGTATTCCCGGGGCTTCATGAAGACAAACAAGTGCACAGCGACGACATGCTGCGGCTTATCACCATTCGCAGCCATGACCAGTACAACACCACCATCTACGCCATGGATGACCGCTACCGCGGGGTGTTTTGGCGCCGCGACGTGCTGTTTATGAACCCGGCAGATATGGAAGCCAGAGGCCTTGCCCATGGCGACAAGGTGGACATCGAAACCCTGACTCCGGGGCGCAAGCTGCGCTATGAAAAGCTCACCGCCATCGAGTTCAACATCGCCCCCGGATCGGTCGCCGCCTACTATCCTGAGGCCAACCGCTTGGTGCCCCTTGATTACATGGACCAAGACAGCGGCACCCCGTCGTACAAATCGGTGCCGGTCAAGGTGCTCAGCTCGGAAACCAGCCAGTAA
- a CDS encoding Bax inhibitor-1/YccA family protein: MQQYQVHTQTAARALSTNKVLRNTYWLLGMTLAFSAAMAFVSMSMGLPYPGALITIVGFYGLLFLTAKTSNSGWGILSVFALTGFMGYTLGPILNLYLGAGMGDIVFLALGGTATIFFALSAYVLVSGKDMSFMAGMLQAGFWVLLLMVVAGFFVHAPVFHLVLSGLFVFFSSGIILFQTSQIIHGGERNYIMATVTLFVSLYNIFVSLLNILGIMNDD, from the coding sequence ATGCAGCAATATCAGGTTCATACACAAACAGCCGCCCGGGCGCTCAGCACCAACAAGGTGCTGCGCAACACCTACTGGCTGCTGGGCATGACGCTGGCGTTCAGCGCCGCCATGGCCTTTGTATCCATGAGCATGGGGCTGCCCTATCCGGGAGCCCTCATTACCATAGTGGGCTTTTATGGCCTGCTGTTTTTAACCGCGAAAACCAGCAATTCAGGCTGGGGTATCCTCTCGGTGTTCGCCCTGACCGGTTTTATGGGCTACACCCTGGGGCCCATCCTTAACCTGTACCTGGGCGCCGGCATGGGCGATATCGTGTTCCTGGCCCTGGGGGGCACGGCCACCATCTTCTTTGCCTTGTCAGCCTATGTGCTGGTGTCCGGTAAGGACATGTCGTTTATGGCGGGGATGCTGCAGGCCGGGTTCTGGGTGCTGCTGCTGATGGTGGTAGCCGGGTTCTTCGTGCACGCCCCGGTGTTCCACCTGGTGCTCTCTGGCCTGTTCGTGTTCTTCTCCAGCGGCATCATTTTGTTCCAGACCAGCCAGATCATTCATGGCGGTGAGCGCAACTACATCATGGCCACCGTGACCCTGTTCGTCAGCCTCTACAACATCTTTGTGAGTCTGCTGAACATTCTGGGTATCATGAACGACGACTAA
- the tusD gene encoding sulfurtransferase complex subunit TusD, giving the protein MATFTLLITESPQAGLAFARAALAGGHQLASVFFYGEAVRIANGLVPQVGDEPHLGEAWREFANAHGLELAVCVAAAERRGILDTEQAAEHELAPSMAAPFRQAGLGELITASAQSDRTVQW; this is encoded by the coding sequence ATGGCAACCTTTACCTTGTTGATTACCGAAAGCCCCCAGGCAGGCCTTGCCTTTGCCCGGGCGGCCTTGGCTGGCGGCCACCAGTTGGCCTCGGTGTTTTTTTATGGCGAGGCGGTGCGTATCGCCAACGGCCTGGTGCCCCAAGTAGGTGACGAGCCGCACCTTGGCGAGGCTTGGCGCGAATTTGCCAATGCCCATGGCCTGGAGCTGGCGGTGTGTGTGGCCGCCGCCGAGCGGCGCGGCATTCTCGATACCGAGCAGGCCGCCGAGCACGAGCTGGCCCCCTCCATGGCCGCACCCTTTCGCCAGGCCGGCCTTGGCGAGCTGATCACCGCCTCGGCGCAATCGGACAGGACAGTGCAATGGTAG
- the tusC gene encoding sulfurtransferase complex subunit TusC has product MVDKAMAVIFTAPPFAGSFGREALDTVLAASAYEAPLSLIFTGDALWQLVKGQDPLQAGSKDYLSTFKALALYDIDAVYVSQKDLAARQLTQDDLSIEVSELDDQEIRELLATQDCIYRF; this is encoded by the coding sequence ATGGTAGATAAAGCCATGGCGGTGATATTTACCGCCCCCCCCTTTGCCGGAAGTTTCGGCCGCGAAGCCCTGGACACGGTGCTGGCTGCCTCGGCCTATGAGGCGCCACTGAGCCTTATCTTCACCGGCGACGCCCTTTGGCAACTGGTCAAAGGCCAAGACCCTTTACAAGCCGGCTCAAAAGACTATCTTTCCACCTTCAAGGCCCTGGCGCTTTACGACATCGACGCGGTGTATGTAAGCCAAAAGGACTTGGCGGCCAGGCAACTGACCCAGGATGATTTGAGCATCGAGGTCAGCGAACTGGATGACCAAGAGATCCGCGAACTGCTCGCAACGCAAGATTGCATCTACAGGTTTTGA
- a CDS encoding DsrH/TusB family sulfur metabolism protein, producing the protein MSTLHIISSRQAFAKAQGLMASSDAVLFQGDGCYQALEALPSLPCYWVGSDAKARALASRCPASVMAVEWPKVVSLTLDFDNTVTW; encoded by the coding sequence ATGAGTACTCTACATATCATTTCCAGCCGCCAGGCTTTCGCCAAGGCCCAGGGGCTAATGGCCAGCAGCGATGCGGTATTGTTCCAGGGTGACGGTTGCTATCAGGCACTGGAAGCCTTACCCTCCCTGCCCTGTTATTGGGTAGGCTCCGACGCCAAGGCCCGCGCTCTGGCATCGCGCTGCCCGGCCTCGGTAATGGCGGTGGAGTGGCCCAAGGTGGTGTCCCTGACCCTGGATTTCGACAACACGGTAACCTGGTAA
- a CDS encoding TusE/DsrC/DsvC family sulfur relay protein translates to MLDGIKRDKQGYLLNTNDWTEAMAPALAAEEGITLTDAHWEIVRFVRDFYAEYKTSPAVRLLVKSVKEKYGEQKGNSPYLFKLFPEGPAKQATKIAGLPKPAKCL, encoded by the coding sequence ATGCTCGACGGCATCAAAAGAGACAAGCAAGGCTATCTGCTCAACACCAACGACTGGACCGAGGCCATGGCGCCGGCGCTGGCCGCCGAAGAAGGCATCACCCTTACTGACGCCCACTGGGAAATTGTCCGTTTCGTGCGGGACTTCTATGCCGAGTACAAAACCTCGCCGGCGGTGCGGCTGCTGGTGAAATCGGTCAAGGAAAAATACGGCGAGCAAAAAGGGAATTCCCCTTATCTTTTCAAGCTGTTTCCCGAGGGGCCGGCCAAGCAGGCCACCAAGATAGCGGGTTTGCCCAAACCGGCTAAATGCCTCTAA
- a CDS encoding patatin-like phospholipase family protein translates to MPKVILSLDGGGIRGAAISQFLAQVEDELVERHGKKLRDCVDFYAGTSTGSIIALALATTDMTMAEINSLYDHDSAQAIFKDNRGWFEVDGINAPKYEASGKTQTLETHFRHARLADVPPNKDVLVVAYGVENRMPVVLKSTKSEHRELFSSDAADASSAAPTYFPTRNAVIGGKEQWLVDGGVTANNPTLCAIAEVRRKWGTPLADIKVLSIGTGHRTRKINGPESKKWGAIQWMTQGHILDVLSDERVVAYQAITLANTGNYIRVNAELRRQPGLPHPPSDEMDDISAGNIDKLKALGRFWFNAYGEATLALLTGEPLLHSLDGINPDTGAPEPYPPQF, encoded by the coding sequence ATGCCTAAAGTGATTTTATCCCTCGACGGCGGCGGCATTCGTGGCGCCGCCATCAGCCAGTTTCTGGCCCAGGTTGAAGACGAACTTGTTGAGCGCCATGGTAAAAAACTGCGCGACTGCGTGGATTTTTATGCCGGCACCAGCACCGGCAGCATCATTGCTCTGGCACTGGCTACCACCGACATGACCATGGCCGAGATCAACAGCCTCTACGACCACGACAGCGCCCAAGCCATCTTCAAAGACAACCGGGGCTGGTTCGAAGTAGACGGCATCAACGCCCCCAAATACGAGGCAAGCGGTAAAACCCAAACCCTGGAAACCCATTTTCGCCATGCCCGCCTGGCCGATGTGCCGCCCAATAAAGACGTGCTGGTGGTGGCCTACGGCGTAGAAAACCGCATGCCGGTGGTGCTCAAATCCACCAAAAGTGAGCACCGCGAGCTGTTTTCCAGTGACGCGGCCGATGCCTCCAGCGCCGCTCCCACCTACTTTCCTACCCGCAATGCTGTGATTGGCGGCAAAGAGCAATGGCTGGTAGACGGCGGCGTTACCGCCAACAACCCCACCCTGTGCGCCATTGCCGAAGTGCGCCGCAAATGGGGCACGCCCCTGGCCGACATCAAGGTGCTGTCTATCGGTACCGGCCATCGCACCCGCAAAATAAACGGCCCGGAGTCTAAGAAATGGGGCGCCATTCAGTGGATGACCCAAGGCCATATCCTCGATGTGCTGAGCGACGAGCGGGTGGTGGCCTACCAGGCCATTACCCTTGCCAACACCGGCAATTACATTCGGGTAAACGCCGAGCTGCGCCGACAACCAGGCCTGCCTCATCCGCCCAGCGATGAGATGGACGACATCAGTGCCGGGAATATCGACAAACTAAAAGCCCTGGGGCGCTTTTGGTTTAACGCCTATGGTGAAGCGACCCTGGCGCTGCTGACCGGTGAGCCGCTGTTACATTCGCTGGACGGCATCAACCCCGACACCGGTGCGCCGGAGCCTTACCCGCCGCAGTTTTAG